In the Gopherus flavomarginatus isolate rGopFla2 chromosome 6, rGopFla2.mat.asm, whole genome shotgun sequence genome, one interval contains:
- the PPM1M gene encoding protein phosphatase 1M isoform X1 codes for MSSVWFKKHFLKSGSSTNPGNAESLGRGAEQQLPAASLYRRPKFLRGVCSGERLPGRRPIYCPPRDRPLQWGTGYAEVINAEKSEFNEDQATCCQISVRRREIGMEEEQDWLILCSSQYLIGYYWALFDGHGGPDAAIIASNYLHYCIKQKLEEVVEGITEAQPPMHLSGCCICPSDSQFVEEKQIQQEDVVIGALENAFQECDEVIGQEMEATNQSGGCTALAALYLQGKLYVANAGDSRAILVQKQSVMPLSSEFTPETERQRIQQLAFLCPKLLADEFTRFEFPRRLKGNDVGQKILYRDYSMAGWGYKTVEKADLKYPLIHGHGKQTRLLGTLAVSRGLGDHQLKVIDTDIEVKPFLSCIPQVKVFDFASRNIKEDDVLVLATDGLWDILSNEDVAQIVRSFLKENRTDPYRFSELARCLVHTARGKKNGHQWILDDNSPASYDDISVFLIPLYNRDEDC; via the exons ATGTCTTCAGTCTGGTTCAAGAAGCATTTTCTGAAAAGCGGATCCTCAACAAACCCAGGGAACGCCGAGTCCCTCGGGCGGGGGgcggagcagcagctgccagctgcCTCCCTGTACAGGCGGCCCAAGTTCCTGCGCGGAGTCTGCTCCGGGGAGAGGCTTCCGGGCAGGCGGCCTATTTACTGTCCCCCCCGGGACAGGCCGCTGCAGTGGGGGACGGGCTACGCGGA AGTCATCAATGCAGAGAAATCGGAGTTCAATGAGGACCAGGCGACATGTTGTCAGATAtctgtcaggaggagggagataggcatggaggaggagcaggattgGTTGATTCTTTGCTCCAGTCAG TATCTGATTGGTTATTACTGGGCCCTGTTTGATGGCCACGGTGGCCCAGATGCAGCAATAATCGCCTCCAACTACCTGCATTACTGCATCAAGCAGAagctggaggaggtggtggaaggCATCACTGAAGCTCAGCCCCCCATGCATCTGAGTGGCTGCTGCATTTGCCCCAGCGACTCCCAGTTCGTGGAGGAAAAGCAAATCCAGCAGGAAGATGTGGTCATTGGAGCACTGGAGAACGCCTTCCAGGAATGT GATGAAGTGATTGGTCAAGAGATGGAAGCTACTAATCAGTCAGGCGGCTGCACTGCTCTGGCTGCCCTCTACCTGCAGGGAAAGCTCTATGTGGCTAATGCTGGGGACAGCAG GGCAATCCTTGTTCAGAAACAGAGTGTCATGCCCCTGAGCAGTGAGTTCACCCCAGAGACAGAGCGGCAGAGAATCCAGCAACTG GCCTTTCTCTGCCCCAAGCTCCTGGCAGACGAGTTCACGCGATTTGAGTTTCCTAGGAGACTGAAAGGCAATGACGTAGGCCAGAAGATCCTGTACCGGGATTACTCCATGGCTGGTTG GGGATACAAGACAGTGGAAAAAGCTGACCTCAAGTACCCTCTTATCCATGGCCATGGGAAGCAG ACGCGCTTGCTGGGGACCCTGGCTGTGTCACGAGGGCTGGGGGATCATCAGCTGAAAGTTATTGACACAGACATTGAAGTCAAGCCATtcctctcctgcatcccccag GTGAAAGTGTTTGACTTTGCTTCACGTAACATTAAAGAAGATGATGTCCTtgtcctggcaactgatggcctttGGGACATTCTGTCCAATGAAGATGTGGCCCAGATTGTCAGGAGCTTTCTTAAGGAAAACAGAACAGACCCATACAG GTTTTCAGAACTAGCCAGGTGCTTAGTTCACACAGCAAGGGGGAAGAAGAATGGCCATCAGTGGATTTTGGATGACAACAGCCCAGCATCCTATGATGATATCTCTGTGTTTTTGATCCCACTATACAACAGGGATGAGGACTGTTAG
- the PPM1M gene encoding protein phosphatase 1M isoform X2: MEEEQDWLILCSSQYLIGYYWALFDGHGGPDAAIIASNYLHYCIKQKLEEVVEGITEAQPPMHLSGCCICPSDSQFVEEKQIQQEDVVIGALENAFQECDEVIGQEMEATNQSGGCTALAALYLQGKLYVANAGDSRAILVQKQSVMPLSSEFTPETERQRIQQLAFLCPKLLADEFTRFEFPRRLKGNDVGQKILYRDYSMAGWGYKTVEKADLKYPLIHGHGKQTRLLGTLAVSRGLGDHQLKVIDTDIEVKPFLSCIPQVKVFDFASRNIKEDDVLVLATDGLWDILSNEDVAQIVRSFLKENRTDPYRFSELARCLVHTARGKKNGHQWILDDNSPASYDDISVFLIPLYNRDEDC, translated from the exons atggaggaggagcaggattgGTTGATTCTTTGCTCCAGTCAG TATCTGATTGGTTATTACTGGGCCCTGTTTGATGGCCACGGTGGCCCAGATGCAGCAATAATCGCCTCCAACTACCTGCATTACTGCATCAAGCAGAagctggaggaggtggtggaaggCATCACTGAAGCTCAGCCCCCCATGCATCTGAGTGGCTGCTGCATTTGCCCCAGCGACTCCCAGTTCGTGGAGGAAAAGCAAATCCAGCAGGAAGATGTGGTCATTGGAGCACTGGAGAACGCCTTCCAGGAATGT GATGAAGTGATTGGTCAAGAGATGGAAGCTACTAATCAGTCAGGCGGCTGCACTGCTCTGGCTGCCCTCTACCTGCAGGGAAAGCTCTATGTGGCTAATGCTGGGGACAGCAG GGCAATCCTTGTTCAGAAACAGAGTGTCATGCCCCTGAGCAGTGAGTTCACCCCAGAGACAGAGCGGCAGAGAATCCAGCAACTG GCCTTTCTCTGCCCCAAGCTCCTGGCAGACGAGTTCACGCGATTTGAGTTTCCTAGGAGACTGAAAGGCAATGACGTAGGCCAGAAGATCCTGTACCGGGATTACTCCATGGCTGGTTG GGGATACAAGACAGTGGAAAAAGCTGACCTCAAGTACCCTCTTATCCATGGCCATGGGAAGCAG ACGCGCTTGCTGGGGACCCTGGCTGTGTCACGAGGGCTGGGGGATCATCAGCTGAAAGTTATTGACACAGACATTGAAGTCAAGCCATtcctctcctgcatcccccag GTGAAAGTGTTTGACTTTGCTTCACGTAACATTAAAGAAGATGATGTCCTtgtcctggcaactgatggcctttGGGACATTCTGTCCAATGAAGATGTGGCCCAGATTGTCAGGAGCTTTCTTAAGGAAAACAGAACAGACCCATACAG GTTTTCAGAACTAGCCAGGTGCTTAGTTCACACAGCAAGGGGGAAGAAGAATGGCCATCAGTGGATTTTGGATGACAACAGCCCAGCATCCTATGATGATATCTCTGTGTTTTTGATCCCACTATACAACAGGGATGAGGACTGTTAG